taccgaattaataataataaataacaataatattaataaaaaaaagttattattattatttattattaatttgttccgtttCATTCCTttggatgcggcattcgttattttagataattcgtaactttggatcaATTTGTATTCGTTAAGTTCACTAACTGCCAAAATTTCAAGGAACTTCCAATACTtagttattattaattagttagttactttatttaaattttaaaattttcttttttatattctgattttccccttttttaaattgacaaatttaaaaatgtacaaatTTACTAATTCACAAATTTTCGAATgaacgaatttacaaattgcgatcATGACGAATAAaccgcaaaatgaaaaaaaaaaaaaaacagaatgaaacggaaactaaaacaaacaaatttttcggcagtgcacatgtctaccacaaACCTCCCACTACCACTCTAGATTTAGAATTTTGTTTTCTGTATCAAGAAATAGGCATATCCCCAGAACTACATCTCACAAGAGTCCTTTCTCTACACTTTAGTGCATAGGCAAGCTCTTAGGAGTCAAGGCAGCAGAATAGTTTTAGTGGGAAAGAAAGCAATGTATAGATATTTTGGTCGCCATTGTGAAACACACTCTACATGTGGGAGTACTCTCTGTTGATCTGAGTTAaaatttttggatagagtaagggagggtaaaactttttttttgcgccatctgtgtcccattgcagagatttcacttcacttcctgtcccacagccaaacaggaagtgagaggaaatccctgcacattaagtaaaTTCCTTGGGGGCTCCCCAGGTCACCTgacctagtgtccccattggaatatttctCCCCTATTactttttctggggacaacccaaaatttgggattttcttttactttcactttaaagtggaggttcacccaaaatatacatttttaacattagatttaagctaattaaggggagcagaaacgggtattctttttaaaattaatgccgtacttaccgttgtagagatagatgttctcccaccgcttccggttatgggctgcgggactgggcgttcctatttgattgacaggcttccgacggtcgcatccagcgcgtcacgagtttccgaaagtagccgaacgtcggtgcgcaggcgcagtatagagccgcaccggctTCTTTCGGGCACCtgatgacgcgctgtatgcgaccgtcggaaggctgtcaattaaataggaacgcccagtcccgaagaacatcgatctctaaaacggtaagtacggcattgatttaaaaaaaaatacccgtttctgctccccttaattagcctcaatctaatgttattttttattttttttccgggtgaactcctgctttaaaagatctaaacaggacaaatagagaggggggatGTTTCTAacaagggcacagacagcaataaaaactgaccagGGTTTTAATCCctccccactccatccaaaacccccaaaaaagttttgcctttagttactgtATACTTTAAGTGTGAGGTGCAAAGCTCAAATAACATTggtttggtcttgacagtgggcacttgccccccccccccccccagccgggcCGGGGTGGAGCTTATCTGGCCTGGCTTCCTCAGTGTTCTggaatttatattcattttttgaaGTGTCATTTTAATTGTATATGTGAACATTCGAGGTCGAAGGTCCTGAGGAAACAGGTGATGCCACGAAACTCGTTGACCTAGAACATTGGACCAAGTTGGTTGATGTTATGATTTCTTCGCTCTCCCCATATGCCCCcaatacaaaccccccccccccaaaaaaaagaaaaccctcctaacactaatcctctacccctcaaatttccactccaagcacaaatcccccccactcCAACACAAATTCCCCTCCCCCTATCCCCCACCcagcacaaatctcccccccccactccaaatcctCCCTTCCAATTGCAAATTTACGAAAACTGGagaactcagaatctggtgcagctctgcatggtagccagtcagggccggactgggacaacactttggccctggacttcatccagaccggcccactttaattcaataaaatgctgccccccacccccccccccaaaaaaatcacatccaccaaaaggcccctacatccaatattgtatatcatgagagggtgagagaaaggggaatgagagagagagggagggttgagggaaagggggtgagagggggtgggtgagagagggggtgagtgtaagacagaggagggggctgagagacagagggggggctgagagacagaggagggggctgagagacagtgggggggctgagagacagaggagggggctgagagacagtggggggctgagagaaagaggagggggcTGAAAGACAGTGGGGGATTGAGAGACATAGGAGGGGTCTGAAAGACAGAGGAGGGTcggagagatagagggggggtgagagacagaggagggggctgagagacatagGAGAGGTCTGAaagacagaggaggggtctgaaagacagaggggggtctgagagatagaggggggctgagagacagaggagggggctgagagacagaggagggggctgagagacagaggagggggctgagagacagtggggggctgagagacatagGAGGGGTCTGAaagacagaggaggggtctgagagacagagggaggtccCAGAGACAGagtggggtctgagagacagaggggggtctgagagacagaggggggtcggagagatagaggggggctgagagacagaggagggggctgagagacagtggggggctgagagacatagGAGGGGTCTGAAAGACAtaggaggggtctgagagacagaggggggcctgagagacagaggggggtctgagagatagagggggtctgagagacagaggagggggctgaaagagggggggactgagagacccagggactgagagacagagggggggactgagagacatagGGGGGTCCTGAGAGACataggggggtctgagagacagaggggggtctgagagacagagtgtCAGTgaatgccgagtgtatgacacaggagggcgcccgcaaggtaaccccctcaggagagagcttcccagagggggttatgtattgtggggaggagctgcaAGAGCCGCCGTGtcacctcagaagaggaggatcggggccactctgtgcaaaacgaactgcacagtggagataagtataacatgtttgttatttaaaaaaaaaataaaaatcaaagctttagtgtcactttaaccacttgccgaccgcctcaagCCGTTGTACATCGGAAAAAATGGCACGGGCagacacattggcgtacctgtacgtcacttTAAATTTGCCGCACAGCCTCGTCGTGAGTGCGCTCGTGGGTTCCGGAAACTCGATGTTCCcaggcggcccgcgattgcggtcggcaaacaCAGAACAGGggggtgcctttgtaaacaaggcattccactATTCTGCCTATTGACACTGTCACTGACTGTTCCCCGTGATCaagaatggtcatcagtgacgtgtcactcgtagccgcaccccctaacagtaagggctctttcacacgtccgttccgttcgtccgtttttttggacgtccgttaacggaccgcaatgattccctatgggctagcgtccgttagcggatgagcatccgctaacgtccgttagcatccgtctgcgttaaggtccgtttttttggacggaagaaaaccctatttttcttccgtccaaaaaacggaccggacgaaaaacggacgttaacggatgatccgtttatcatccgttccgctaacgtccgtttttcaccaaaatatgtaaaaaatacaaattcaccAAACTTTAATATGTATGCAATATGCATACATAACAATAACCTTTCACCCAGATAGTGTTTTTATTCCCAAGTCACATGTTCCCAGCACATGCTGCCCAGTTCCTGGACATTAGAGCAATTCCCTGTGTGTGATTGTCCTCCTTAATTAATAAAATGGCAAAGGATGTTAGCCAAGAAGAGCTAATACACCTGGTACAGGATCGCCCTGCAATATGGGATAAGAGGTGTGGAGACTATAGCAACCGCTATGTCTCTAACAACAAATGGGAGGAAGTCTTTCAGGCGGTGACACCGAACTGGCAgacactaaaaaaaaatgaaaaatttgaacgtGGCAAGTAGTTTGTGGGttatgggggggtgggttgttATCTTGTAGTCCATCCATATGTCAACATCCATATCCaccggccacgtcacctgccacaagttgtgaattggccactggccaactgccacgccacctgccacgccacctgccacaagttgtgaattggccactggccacgccacctgccacgtcacctgccacaagttgtgaattggccactggccaactgccacgccacctgccacaagttgtgaattggccactggccacgccacctgccacgtcacctgccacaagttgtgaattggccactggccaactgccacgccacctgccacgccacctgccacaagttgtgaattggccactggccacgccacctgccacgtcacctgccacaagttgtgaattggccactggccacgccacctgccacgtcacctgccacaagttgtgaattggccactggccaactgccacatcacctgccacatcacctgccacgccacctgccacaagttgtgaattggccactggtcaactgccacgccacctgccacgccacctgccacaagttgtgaattggccactggccacgccacctgccacgtcacctgccacaagttgtgaattggccactggccacgtcacctgcctcaagacCCAGGGCAGCACAAAATCTAATTACACCACTGCTATCATGGCACAACTGTTCTCCAAGTATGTGTTGTTTTAAATAGTATACGTACATTTAGTAGTTCTATGggtgtattttattttctgtttcttcATAGGAGAGAGTATCGTCACCCGCTGGCGCTCATTGAGAGACCGTTATAGGAGAGATTTGAAGGAGGAGACAATGTCCCGCAGTGGAGCTGGAGCCTCCAAGTACAAAAAGGGTGCATTTTTTGAAATGCTGGATTTCCTGCGCAACGTGATGAGCCTAAGAAGGTACCTAGCCACTTTATAACATTATTTGACCAAGTAAACTACAAATAATAAACTTGATCCACACATATAAATATCTGAATTAACAGAAATGCATAATGACCTAGTATGCATATCATAGTAGCTCATTATTAATGAATTGATTCCCTGAGATGAAAGTCCCCGTATAGGTCTTCTTTCCCCTCATTCATTGCTGCCATCACTCCTTGAGTGTCTGGTAGgtattgggggtcatttactaatggcaaatcaactttgcactgcAAGAGCACTTGTAAGTaccgtcactgtagatctgaggggaagatctgaaatgaggggaagcactgttgattttatcatccaatcacgtggacGTTAAAATActcttttttactttccttgcatgtccctctcagatctacagcgactggacTTCCAAATGCTCTGATAGTGCActggtagtgcaaagtggatttccctttagtaaataaccccgacTGTGTTTCAGGGGGTGTTGATAGGTAACAGTCAGACAactttgtctattttttttatgcaaatatGTTCAAACCAAGTATTCAAAAAGTGGTATGTAGGGTTGACCAcagcagtatacacacacatggatctatgtattgttgaaacAAGTCTGGATTGACCTTTAACCCATCTACGAACCAATATTTTACAGTACAGCCACTAACATCAGTGAAACGGAGGAGGAAACAGATATTGAATTTTCGCAGCCAGATCCCATGGGAGAAACTGGAGTGACAGAAAGTGAGGCAGCTGAAGATGCCACTAGAGCTGCAAGACCGATTCCACCAACCCCAAGTGTGCCTGTAAGTATCGAACATAAAATGcctacttttttaaatattgtcaaAAGATAATGTGCTAATAGATATGTGTTCCACCCCTCAGATTCGTTCAGTTGGTTCAACTGTGAGAAAGCgtccacaaaaaaacaaattagaTAACGCCATGCTGAGCTTCATGGAGGAGATGAAAGCAAGAAGACCTGACTCCAACGATCCTTTTTTGGACCCTAACAACGAGGACGCTTGCTTCCTAAGAAGCCAGTACCACCTGCTACAAAAAATGAATCCGGATCGAAAACTAGATATGCGCCTGGCAATTGGCCAGTATATCGGTACTTGTCTGAAGGCTTCTATGTCAGGAGACCCTGTGCCCCAAGTTATCTCCCCTCCCCAACGCCAATTCTACCCCGATCACCCACCACCAGCTCCCTACACTCACCGATTCCAACCCAGCCCTATCCCCCATCATTACCGTGCCCCTGCCTCCACTGCCCAAAATTTTCCAGTCCCACCCCAGGCACCCAACTATGATCCCTCTCCTTCCCAGGGGACTTCACGATCTGATTCCTCCCTTTTCCCCACCCCTTATTACCAAGatctataattttattttttttggaaatttttgaTACGATACTTTAATAAATTGatttttgcccctttttgtgatgtgtatttcatttttttttatcttttactatAAGTTACAATCTACATGTTGCGTTCATAAAGTTCAATGAAAAATAGTAGACTGcatgaaaatgatttttttttggtattttatgtgaaaaGAAACAAACTGATATATCATAGGGACATAATGACAATTGAAGCATGAAAGCATACACTTGTAGAAATCTTAAATGTAGAAATTAACTGGCGTTTTCACTATGACAAGAAAGACCATGCAAATTAACTAAAAGGGGCGAAACATGTTACTAGCAAGGTGCACATGATAAAGTTCCTCGTGACTGTTTTTACACATACTGATACTGCCACGGAACCTCTCCTTCTGGGGACATAAAAAAATTAGTAAAATTGTCACGCATGGTAATGGCAGAATTGTTGGGTCGCAGTCCGGAAAAGCGCACAGATGGTAGGTctacctcgtcctcttcctcaacAGAAATCCCTTCCTTCTCGCGGATGACAttgtggaggacacagcaggcTTGGATTGCCAGTTGGGCATTCTCCACGCTAAGTTGTATAGCGCTATGAAATATGCGCCATTTGCCGCTCAAAATGCCAAAGGTGCATTCAATAAGGCGCCTTGCACGACTCAAGCGGTAGTTGAAAATTTTCTTTGGGGTCGTTAAATTCTGCCTGGCATAAGGCCTTAAAAGATGATGAGAAAGTCCAAATGCCTCATCAGCAACTAGAACATGTGGCAAATCTGGTCCTACAGTTGATGGTAGTGGTTGATCTGCTGGGAAATTAAAGTGTCCCTCCAGTATTCTTCTCCCCATTACTGATGATGAAAATACTCTTGCGTCGGCATTCGATCCATAGGCTCCTATATCAACGGCTATAAATTTGTAGTTACTGTCGCAAATTGCCATTAGCActagggaaaaatattttttataattgaaaAATTGCGAGCCAGATCCTGGTGGCATCTGGATTCTGACATGTTTCCCATCCAGAGCTCCAACACAATTGGGGAATTGAGTTTTTTTCCAAAAGCCAGTCGCAATTTCCTGCCACATGGTAGCATCAGGAACCGGCATTGCAGAAGAACGAAGCTCCTCCCATATTGCTTCACAGGTCTCATGCACTATCACTGATATGGTTGatattcccaataaaaaaaaatggtttagtgACGTATAAGACACTCCAGATGCAAGAAACCTAGGAAGAGTAGAAGAGTAGAAGAAATTACGAAAGGAATCCAACATTACACTGGACATAATCAAGCTaaatggctggctggctggcttacCTGAGGGTAATGAGAAGTCGCTCCTCTGGAGGCACAGCAAGTCGCATGTCTGTGTTTGTCCGGTATAGTCTGGGATGTAACTTTTCAAGCAAATAATCAAACGTTGGGATCGTCATTCtagtgaaattaaaaaatttaggaGGGTAACGTCGCAAATCTGCATATTGCAGCGCAAAGAAACCCTCACTTGGCCTTTTGAGGAGCATGGGATGTGCCCAGTACCTGCGTCCCCTAGCAGACATCTTCCTGGTCaagcttttttttctccacacatagtacaGCATGACAAATGATGTCACATTCTGATAATAATTCCCCAAATCCATCGTAATCAGCAGTAAAGTACAGTGAAATACAGCAATGGATCAGGAACAAAACAGCCGGCTGTtaacatacaggaagaggaaagcacaatgcacactgggggaAACAAAGAATCATGGGAAAATTCTTGAAAAGATGATTAATAAAGttctaaaaccaaaaaaataaaaaaaacggatcaaaaaacggatcgaaaaaacggatgaaaaacggaccaaAAACGGACGTCAACGGACGGAAAACGGAACGGAAACGGATGTAAACGGAtggaaaacggacgaaaaactgatgaaaaaacggatcaactgaagggaaaaaaaataatgtaaaaactgaacggacatgtgaaagagccctaagaatcactccctagtactgacttaaccccttccctgccagtgtcattttcacagtaatcactgcatttttatagcactgatcgccgtaacaatgacaatggtcccaaaaatgtgtcaaaagtgtccgatgcgtccg
This sequence is a window from Rana temporaria chromosome 10, aRanTem1.1, whole genome shotgun sequence. Protein-coding genes within it:
- the LOC120916299 gene encoding uncharacterized protein LOC120916299; this translates as MSRSGAGASKYKKGAFFEMLDFLRNVMSLRSTATNISETEEETDIEFSQPDPMGETGVTESEAAEDATRAARPIPPTPSVPIRSVGSTVRKRPQKNKLDNAMLSFMEEMKARRPDSNDPFLDPNNEDACFLRSQYHLLQKMNPDRKLDMRLAIGQYIGTCLKASMSGDPVPQVISPPQRQFYPDHPPPAPYTHRFQPSPIPHHYRAPASTAQNFPVPPQAPNYDPSPSQGTSRSDSSLFPTPYYQDL